From Faecalicatena sp. Marseille-Q4148:
TAGCACAGAATACACCTACAGCACCATCAAGTACACGAAGGGAACGCTCAACTTCTACTGTGAAGTCAACGTGACCTGGAGTATCAATGATATTGATACGGTGTTCTAATGCACCAGCTTTTGGCTTGCAGTTTTCCTGAAGTGTCCAGTGACATGTAGTAGCGGCAGAAGTAATTGTGATACCTCTTTCCTGCTCCTGCTCCATCCAGTCCATAGTTGCAGTACCTTCATGAGTGTCACCGATTTTATGGTTAACACCGGTATAGTAAAGAATACGCTCTGTTGTTGTTGTTTTACCAGCATCAATATGAGCCATAATACCGATATTTCTGGTTCTCTCTAATGGATATTCTCTTCCAGCCAAGGTTTTTTCCTCCTATAATCGATACGTCTCTATATGAGTATTTCCCTCTGATATAGAGTAATTCCACGGCTGCACGCAGCCGGGAATTCTGTAACACAAAATTTAGAAACGGTAATGAGCAAATGCTTTGTTTGCTTCTGCCATTTTGTGCATGTCTTCTTTTTTCTTTACAGATGCACCTGTGTTGTTAGCTGCATCCAGGATTTCGTTTGCTAATCTTTCTTCCATTGTCTTTTCGCCTCTTTTGCGAGAATACAATGTAATCCAACGAAGAGCTAAAGCCTGTCTTCTGTCAGCGCGTACTTCGATCGGTACCTGATAAGTAGCACCACCAATACGTCTTGCCTTTACTTCAAGAACTGGCATGATATTGTTCATAGCCTCTTCAAATACTTCGATAGCTGGCTTATCAGCTTTTGCTTCTACTCTTTCAAATGCACCGTATACGATTTTCTGAGCTACGCCCTTCTTACCGTCTAACATGATGTTATTGATAAGCTTTGTAACCACTTTGTTGTTGTATAACGGATCTGCTAATACGTCTCTTTTCTGAGTATGTCCTTTACGTGGCACGGTTCTTCCCTCCTTAAACATTATTCCGCTATTTCCCATCCGGAAATGCGATCTGATTAATTCATCGGTACTCACATGTGTCTTTCTAATGATAATGTGTTCGTGCGGGACTTTATCTATCCCGCCAGCCTTACGGCAGGCGTCAACCCGCAACCTACAGGAATCATAGTTCTGTTTGTGATACGATTCTGTCTTAATTTGTTACCGAAAATCAGTGATTTTCTATTTCTTAGCGTCTTTCGGTCTCTTAGCACCGTATTTGGAACGAGCCTGTCTTCTCTTAGCAACACCTGCTGTGTCAAGTGTTCCACGAACGATGTGGTATCTTGTACCTGGTAAGTCTTTAACCCTTCCACCACGGATAAGAACAACGCTATGTTCCTGAAGGTTGTGTCCTTCACCCGGGATGTAACTTGTTACTTCGATTCCGTTAGACAGACGAACTCTGGCGATCTTTCTAAGAGCTGAGTTAGGCTTCTTAGGTGTAGCTGTCTTAACTGCTGTACATACACCTCTCTTCTGTGGTGATGATGTGTCAGTTGATTTCTTCTTCAGAGAGTTGTATCCTTTCTGAAGTGCCGGAGCTGTAGATTTCTTAACTGCTGTCTGACGTCCTTTTCTTACTAACTGGTTAAATGTTGGCATTCTTTTCACCTCCTATGGTTCTTCTGTTGGTTGCCTGGCAAAATCTAATTTTGCTTCGCACACAAAAATGACGCAACATTCCTGTGCACGCTTTTCTTATTGTAGTATGGTTTTCCCAAACTGTCAAGTGGGGAAAATCACTTTTTTTCTCAATATTTTCGGATAAATTTAGCCATATAGCTCAATTCGCTACATGGCTAAACATCCATTTATTATCTATGAAATTTTCTCCGCCAGATGACAGGCAACAAAATGACCTTTTTCAATTTCACGCAGTTTTGGACACACTTCCCGGCATTGATCTGTCGCATACGGACAGCGCGGTGAAAAATGGCAACCTTCCGGAACATTCATCGGACTTGGCAGCTCACCTTTTAATTTAATCCGCTCTCTTTTCTTCGCTTTTCGTGGATCTGCTACCGGAATTGCTGACAGCAATGCCTGTGTATACGGATGAAGCGGATTGTCATAAAGCTCATTACTTGTTGTCACTTCCACAAGATTTCCAAGATACATGACACCAATACGTGTACTAATATAGCGTACCATAGACAAATCATGTGCCGCAAACAGATATGTCAGCCCAAATTCGTTTTGGAGATCTTCCAGCATATTTACAACCTGTGCCTGAATAGAAACATCAAGCGCTGCAATCGGTTCATCACACATAATGAATTCCGGATTCACGGTCAATGCTCTCGCAATTCCAATCCTCTGGCGTTGCCCGCCGGAAAATTCATACGGAAATTTAATCAGATCATCTGTCTTCATTCCTACTTTATTCAACAAATATTCCATTCGTTCTTTTCGTTCTGCTTCCGGCATTCCAATCTGTTTCAAAGGTTCATTTAAAATTTCTTCTACATTCCAGAATGGATTCAGTGCAGAATACGGATCCTGAAAAATAATCTGCATCTTGTTCTGAAATTCCTTCATTTCAGACGGTTTTGCATTTGTAATATCTTTTCCTTTATAGCTAAGCTTTCCTCCGGTAACATCATACATGCGGATCAATGTTCGTCCAAGCGTAGATTTACCACAACCGGATTCACCAACAAGACCAAATGTTTCTCCTTTATAAATATCAAGGTTAACACCGTCTACCGCCTTTACATACTGCGTCTTTCCTCCAAGCAGCTTTTTGACAGGAAAGTATTTTTTTAAATCTTCTGCTGATATCAAAATTTCCTGATTCATCGTCCGTCCTCCTATTCCTGTCCGTTCAGGAAACACATTGCACGGTGTGTTTCACTGAATTGTTTGTATTCCGGCATGGCTGTCCGGCATCTTTCGGTTGCAAATTCACATCGCTCCGCAAACGGGCATCCCTTTGGCGGATTTACAAGTGACGGAGGCAATCCATCAATTGACTGCAGCCGCTCTCCCTCTTTCAGATCAAGTGACGGAATTGCACGAAGCAGCGCTTTTGTATATGGATGTTTTGGATCATAGAATATCTCTTCTGCCGTTCCTGCCTCCATAATCAGCCCTCCATACATAATCGCAATCTTACTGCAAACCGTTGCCACAACGCCCATATCATGTGTAATCAAAACGATAGAGGTATGATACTCTCCTTCCAGTTCTTTTAGCAGATCAAGAATCTGTGCCTGAATCGTTACATCCAGCGCTGTAGTAGGCTCATCGGCAATCAGGAGTTTCGGCTCACATGCCAGCGCCATAGCGATCAGCACCCTCTGTCTCATACCGCCTGAGAACTCATGCGGATACTGTTTTACGCGCTGTTCCGGAGTTGGGATTCCAACCTTATCCAGCATTTCTACTGCTTTTTTCTTTGCCTCAGCCTTACTGCAATTACTATGTCTAAGAATGACTTCTTCCAGCTGTTTGCCAACTTTCACAAGCGGATTCAGCGCAGTCATTGGATCCTGGAAGATCATTGTCATATCCTTCCCTCTCATTTTACGGTATTCATCTTCACTCAACTTTGAGAGGTCCACTCCATTTAACATCAGACTGTCACTGGAAATTTCAGCATTCTCCGGCAGAATGCCAAGCACTGCTTTCATTGTAACAGATTTCCCGCTTCCGGATTCTCCTACTAAGCCGACAATCTCTCCTTCTCCTACAGAAAAACTCACGCCGCGGACTGCCTGCACTTCCTGTCCTCTGCTCTTAAA
This genomic window contains:
- the rpsG gene encoding 30S ribosomal protein S7; protein product: MPRKGHTQKRDVLADPLYNNKVVTKLINNIMLDGKKGVAQKIVYGAFERVEAKADKPAIEVFEEAMNNIMPVLEVKARRIGGATYQVPIEVRADRRQALALRWITLYSRKRGEKTMEERLANEILDAANNTGASVKKKEDMHKMAEANKAFAHYRF
- the rpsL gene encoding 30S ribosomal protein S12 — encoded protein: MPTFNQLVRKGRQTAVKKSTAPALQKGYNSLKKKSTDTSSPQKRGVCTAVKTATPKKPNSALRKIARVRLSNGIEVTSYIPGEGHNLQEHSVVLIRGGRVKDLPGTRYHIVRGTLDTAGVAKRRQARSKYGAKRPKDAKK
- a CDS encoding ATP-binding cassette domain-containing protein, whose translation is MNQEILISAEDLKKYFPVKKLLGGKTQYVKAVDGVNLDIYKGETFGLVGESGCGKSTLGRTLIRMYDVTGGKLSYKGKDITNAKPSEMKEFQNKMQIIFQDPYSALNPFWNVEEILNEPLKQIGMPEAERKERMEYLLNKVGMKTDDLIKFPYEFSGGQRQRIGIARALTVNPEFIMCDEPIAALDVSIQAQVVNMLEDLQNEFGLTYLFAAHDLSMVRYISTRIGVMYLGNLVEVTTSNELYDNPLHPYTQALLSAIPVADPRKAKKRERIKLKGELPSPMNVPEGCHFSPRCPYATDQCREVCPKLREIEKGHFVACHLAEKIS
- a CDS encoding ABC transporter ATP-binding protein produces the protein MSKNVLEINNLKTVFKSRGQEVQAVRGVSFSVGEGEIVGLVGESGSGKSVTMKAVLGILPENAEISSDSLMLNGVDLSKLSEDEYRKMRGKDMTMIFQDPMTALNPLVKVGKQLEEVILRHSNCSKAEAKKKAVEMLDKVGIPTPEQRVKQYPHEFSGGMRQRVLIAMALACEPKLLIADEPTTALDVTIQAQILDLLKELEGEYHTSIVLITHDMGVVATVCSKIAIMYGGLIMEAGTAEEIFYDPKHPYTKALLRAIPSLDLKEGERLQSIDGLPPSLVNPPKGCPFAERCEFATERCRTAMPEYKQFSETHRAMCFLNGQE